One stretch of Prunus persica cultivar Lovell chromosome G1, Prunus_persica_NCBIv2, whole genome shotgun sequence DNA includes these proteins:
- the LOC109947641 gene encoding protein farnesyltransferase/geranylgeranyltransferase type-1 subunit alpha, whose protein sequence is MDSDEEQEWVPLKNRPEWSDVVPVEQDDGPNPVVPIAYKEEFTETMNYFRALYRADERSPRALQLTTEAIKLNSGNYTVWHFRRLILKALSADLQNELDFTEDIARANSKNYQLWHHRRWVAEILGTNATTQELEFTKKILSHDAKHYHAWSHRQWVLQELGGWEDELDYCHELLEEDVFNNSAWNQRNFVITRSPFLGGLKAMRESEVSYTLKAIVAHPENESSWRYLRGLYKNDNQSWMKNTQISSVCLKILIAKTDCIFALSTLLDLICHGFQASQEFRDAVDALRNSDLEQAESDLAKTICSLLETVDPIRVNYWKWRKSMLCQDAN, encoded by the exons ATGGACTCGGACGAAGAACAAGAGTGGGTCCCGTTGAAGAATAGACCGGAGTGGTCGGACGTCGTTCCGGTTGAGCAAGACGACGGCCCGAACCCGGTTGTCCCCATAGCCTACAAGGAAGAGTTCACAGAGACCATGAACTACTTCCGAGCCCTCTACAGAGCCGATGAGCGATCCCCTCGTGCCCTTCAGCTCACCACGGAAGCCATCAAATTGAACTCAGGAAACTACACT GTTTGGCATTTCAGGCGTTTAATACTGAAGGCGCTTAGTGCTGATTTACAGAATGAACTTGATTTCACTGAAGATATTGCAAGGGCTAACTCAAAAAATTATCAGTTATG GCATCATAGACGGTGGGTTGCTGAGATATTGGGAACTAATGCTACAACCCAGGAACTTGAGTTCACCAAGAAGATACTTTCCCATGATGCTAAACATTATCATGCTTGGTCTCATAGGCAG TGGGTTCTTCAGGAGCTTGGAGGGTGGGAGGATGAACTTGACTATTGTCATGAGCTCCTTGAAGAAGACGTCTTTAACAATTCTGCTTGGAATCAG AGAAATTTTGTCATTACAAGATCTCCATTCCTGGGAGGCCTAAAAGCTATGAGAGAATCTGAAGTGTCTTATACTCTGAAGGCCATTGTAGCCCACCCTGAGAATGAAAGTTCATGGAGATACCTTCGGGGGCTTTACAAAAATGACAATCAGTCTTGGATGAAGAATACTCAAATATCTTCAGTATGCTTGAAGATTTTAATTGCCAAAACCGACTGTATCTTTGCTTTAAGCACACTTTTGGATCTCATATGCCATGGTTTCCAAGCAAGCCAAGAGTTCAGAGATGCCGTGGATGCCCTAAGAAATTCAGACTTGGAACAAGCAGAATCTGACTTGGCCAAAACTATTTGCTCTCTCTTGGAAACGGTCGATCCAATAAGAGTCAACTATTGGAAGTGGCGTAAGAGCATGCTTTGCCAAGATGCTAATTAA